The following proteins are co-located in the Microbulbifer sp. VAAF005 genome:
- a CDS encoding glutamine synthetase has protein sequence MVKAREVKTAHEARAIVEERGLSHVKVGLFDTDGVMRGKYMSRAKFLSSLEKGFSFCDVVLGWDVKDQLYDNTRYTGWHTGYPDAPVRILPESCRDVPFEDDMLLFLAEFDGRAQALCPRAVLRRVIERCRSLGFDPYAALEYEFFLFDETPESVRSKGFRNLKPFTPDVFGYSILRNSVHGELYREILELSERMDFPLEGLHTETGPGVLEAAIAVDGVEAAGDKAALFKTFIKVLAQRMGLMATFMSRWSSEYPGQSGHIHLSLRNSGSGDSAFFDSGQPDGISQVMRQFIAGQQRLMPQFLALMAPTVNSYRRLVPGYWAPTGASWGVENRTTALRAIPGGDTSQRIEYRLGAADANPYLALAAALGSGLYGVMQQWHPGEPVTGNAYSLELEGEQVLPGTLWESTQQFKASEAAQELFGSDFVEHFSASREWEEREYRRHVSDWELERYFEII, from the coding sequence ATGGTAAAGGCACGGGAGGTAAAAACCGCTCACGAGGCCCGCGCAATTGTCGAAGAACGAGGCCTCAGTCATGTCAAAGTGGGCTTATTCGATACCGATGGTGTAATGCGTGGCAAATATATGAGCCGCGCCAAATTCCTCTCATCCCTGGAAAAGGGCTTCTCGTTTTGCGATGTGGTCCTGGGCTGGGATGTTAAGGATCAGCTCTACGACAATACCCGCTATACCGGTTGGCACACCGGATATCCAGACGCTCCGGTCCGCATTCTTCCAGAAAGTTGCCGGGATGTACCTTTTGAAGATGACATGCTGCTATTTCTCGCCGAGTTTGACGGTCGCGCCCAGGCGTTGTGTCCCCGCGCAGTTCTGCGCAGGGTAATTGAGCGCTGCCGCTCACTGGGATTTGATCCCTATGCCGCCCTGGAGTACGAATTTTTCCTGTTTGATGAAACGCCCGAGTCAGTGCGGAGCAAGGGTTTCCGCAACCTCAAGCCTTTTACCCCTGATGTGTTTGGTTATTCCATACTGCGAAATTCTGTCCACGGTGAGCTGTACCGGGAAATCCTGGAACTGAGTGAGCGCATGGACTTCCCCTTGGAGGGCTTACACACAGAAACAGGTCCGGGAGTTTTAGAGGCGGCTATTGCAGTGGATGGTGTTGAGGCCGCTGGAGACAAAGCTGCCTTGTTTAAAACCTTTATAAAAGTATTGGCACAGCGAATGGGCTTGATGGCCACTTTCATGTCCCGCTGGTCCAGTGAGTACCCGGGGCAAAGCGGGCATATTCATTTATCACTGCGCAATAGTGGCAGCGGTGATTCGGCTTTTTTCGATTCGGGCCAGCCAGACGGTATCAGCCAGGTAATGCGTCAGTTTATTGCTGGGCAGCAAAGGTTGATGCCGCAATTCCTTGCCCTGATGGCGCCGACTGTCAACAGTTATCGCCGCTTGGTACCAGGGTATTGGGCGCCAACAGGAGCCAGCTGGGGAGTGGAAAACCGCACAACGGCTCTGCGCGCTATCCCGGGTGGCGATACTTCCCAGCGCATCGAATACCGCTTGGGGGCCGCCGACGCCAATCCCTATTTAGCACTGGCAGCAGCTTTGGGCTCGGGTCTTTACGGTGTTATGCAGCAATGGCATCCCGGTGAGCCTGTCACCGGCAATGCTTATTCGCTGGAGTTGGAAGGCGAGCAGGTTCTGCCGGGCACACTGTGGGAATCCACTCAGCAATTTAAGGCGTCAGAAGCAGCACAGGAACTATTTGGCAGCGACTTTGTTGAACACTTTTCGGCCAGTCGCGAGTGGGAGGAGCGGGAATATCGCCGCCATGTGAGTGACTGGGAGTTGGAGCGGTACTTCGAAATTATTTAA